The Agromyces atrinae genome window below encodes:
- a CDS encoding ABC transporter ATP-binding protein, whose translation MTSPSLLQLDRVSIRHDGAVRATPNEVSFDVAAGEVVLLLGPSGCGKSTLALSINGLVPHDVPAELDGTVILAGLDTANARVGELSAHASMVFQDPDAQIVTGTLFDEVCFAPENQLQPKAVVLERAEQALRDVGLWERRSENPDKLSGGGRQRLAIACALAMNAPLLVLDEPTANLDPAGIEEVYAVLRSLAAEGGHAIVLVEHNLDAAIDIVDRVVVLGADGRLVLDGPTDEIMRGHARELLALGVWLPVSTLAALALADAGIDLDPLPLTPHELAVALDAVAELPEPTARVAAATEARPPIVRVRDLAVRRGGKRGPIVVDGVSLDIAAGDFVAIVGTNGAGKTTLLQAIAGVIPPPVGAVEIDGLDPSRTDPRTLARHVGFVFQNPEHQFITHSVADELEHGLRIQGVDDAERAHRVDEMLRRFGLDELREQHPFLLSGGQKRRLSVGTALIAGAPVLALDEPTFGQDRERAAELLDMLSTLNRSGTTVLVVTHDLQLVAEHASHIVVMQDGGVVAAGETEAVLAGPAIEAAGLRVPPLARAMRSLVRHPSWNSLSRLTDLPVPVPVPVVPAPAPVEDVA comes from the coding sequence ATGACCTCCCCCTCTCTCCTGCAGCTCGATCGCGTGAGCATTCGCCACGACGGCGCTGTTCGAGCGACCCCGAACGAGGTCTCGTTCGACGTCGCAGCGGGCGAGGTCGTGCTGCTCCTCGGGCCGAGCGGCTGCGGCAAGTCGACCCTGGCCCTCTCGATCAACGGGCTCGTGCCGCACGACGTGCCCGCCGAGCTCGACGGAACGGTGATCCTCGCCGGGCTCGACACGGCGAACGCGCGGGTCGGCGAGCTGAGCGCCCACGCCTCGATGGTCTTCCAAGACCCCGACGCCCAGATCGTCACCGGAACCCTCTTCGACGAGGTGTGCTTCGCCCCCGAGAACCAGCTGCAGCCGAAGGCCGTCGTGCTCGAGCGCGCCGAGCAGGCCCTCCGCGACGTCGGCCTCTGGGAGCGCCGCAGCGAGAACCCCGACAAGCTCTCGGGCGGTGGGCGTCAGCGCCTGGCGATCGCCTGCGCCCTCGCGATGAACGCCCCCTTGCTCGTCCTCGACGAACCGACCGCGAACCTCGACCCCGCCGGAATCGAGGAGGTCTACGCGGTGCTGCGTTCGCTCGCGGCCGAGGGCGGTCACGCGATCGTGCTCGTCGAGCACAACCTCGATGCGGCGATCGACATCGTCGACCGCGTCGTCGTGCTGGGTGCCGACGGGCGCCTCGTGCTCGACGGCCCGACCGACGAGATCATGCGCGGGCACGCGCGCGAGCTGCTCGCGCTCGGCGTCTGGCTCCCGGTCTCGACGCTCGCGGCCCTCGCACTGGCGGATGCCGGCATCGACCTCGACCCGCTGCCGCTGACCCCGCACGAGCTCGCGGTCGCCCTCGACGCCGTGGCCGAACTGCCCGAACCCACGGCACGCGTCGCTGCAGCGACCGAGGCCCGCCCCCCGATCGTGCGAGTCCGCGACCTCGCCGTGCGGCGCGGCGGCAAGCGCGGGCCGATCGTCGTCGACGGCGTCTCGCTCGACATCGCCGCGGGTGACTTCGTCGCGATCGTCGGCACGAACGGCGCGGGTAAGACCACGCTGCTGCAGGCGATCGCGGGTGTCATCCCCCCGCCCGTCGGCGCCGTCGAGATCGACGGCCTCGACCCGTCACGCACCGACCCGCGCACCCTCGCCCGCCACGTCGGCTTCGTCTTCCAGAACCCTGAGCACCAGTTCATCACCCACTCGGTCGCCGACGAGCTCGAGCACGGACTCCGCATCCAGGGGGTGGATGACGCCGAGCGCGCGCACCGGGTCGACGAGATGCTTCGCCGGTTCGGGCTCGACGAGCTGCGCGAGCAGCACCCCTTCCTGCTGTCGGGCGGGCAGAAGCGACGACTCTCGGTCGGCACGGCGCTCATCGCCGGGGCGCCCGTCCTCGCCCTCGACGAACCGACGTTCGGTCAGGATCGCGAGCGCGCGGCCGAACTGCTCGACATGCTCTCGACACTCAACCGATCGGGCACGACGGTGCTCGTCGTCACCCACGACCTGCAGCTCGTCGCCGAGCACGCGAGTCACATCGTCGTCATGCAGGACGGCGGGGTCGTCGCCGCGGGCGAGACCGAGGCGGTTCTCGCCGGCCCCGCGATCGAGGCCGCCGGGCTGCGGGTACCGCCCCTCGCTCGCGCGATGCGTTCGCTCGTGCGTCATCCGTCGTGGAACTCGCTGTCGCGACTCACGGACCTGCCCGTTCCCGTGCCGGTGCCGGTCGTCCCTGCTCCTGCTCCTGTCGAGGACGTCGCATGA
- a CDS encoding transferase — translation MGVSYVEFEDDAGVLQRYRRHANGRGLVSAKAKADATAFVHASAYVDPGAEVGRGARIESGAWIDRDAIIGEGAIIDANAHVGRGAIVSRGARIGIRAAIGVDARIAPGARVEQDVTVPPGGIVDSGLGTGRRAHDLAA, via the coding sequence ATGGGAGTCAGTTACGTGGAGTTCGAAGACGACGCCGGCGTTCTGCAGCGCTATCGTCGCCACGCGAACGGCCGCGGCCTGGTCTCGGCGAAGGCCAAGGCCGATGCGACCGCATTCGTTCACGCTTCGGCGTACGTCGATCCGGGGGCGGAGGTCGGCCGCGGAGCCCGCATCGAGTCGGGAGCGTGGATCGACCGCGACGCCATCATCGGCGAGGGTGCGATCATCGACGCCAACGCGCACGTCGGCCGCGGAGCCATCGTCTCGCGCGGCGCACGCATCGGCATCCGCGCCGCGATCGGAGTCGACGCACGCATCGCGCCCGGCGCTCGCGTCGAACAGGACGTCACGGTGCCGCCCGGCGGAATCGTCGACTCGGGGCTCGGCACGGGCCGACGCGCCCACGACCTCGCCGCGTAG
- a CDS encoding MsnO8 family LLM class oxidoreductase: MSDSLHLSVLDLIPVRTNQSSADAVAGALALAQLADRLGYERYWFAEHHNMASVASTTPPVLIAAVAATTERIRVGSGGVMLPNHSPLVVAEQFAALEAIAPGRIDLGIGRAPGSDPVITQLLRLSGTTSDVDRFPDNIADILSLLSTDGATLRLTSGREYDIRATPAAAAVPTLWLLGSSDYSAKLAASLGLPYVFANHFSGDGIEAALHHYRTGYQPSEAHPEPRTFLTVNASVAPTKEEAYDRALPQLRTMARLRLGRPMHALETVDEALAAEPDAMSDEVIAAMAGRWIIGDAAQAIDAVRRLSSQYGVDEVMISPIAGARTAEPAGAGRTQTLELLAGAL, encoded by the coding sequence ATGTCCGACTCACTGCACCTCTCCGTCCTCGATCTCATTCCCGTGCGCACGAACCAGTCGAGCGCCGACGCCGTCGCCGGTGCTCTCGCGCTCGCGCAGCTCGCCGATCGACTGGGATACGAGCGCTACTGGTTCGCCGAGCACCACAACATGGCCTCGGTCGCATCGACGACGCCGCCGGTGCTCATCGCCGCCGTCGCCGCGACGACCGAGCGCATCCGGGTCGGATCGGGCGGCGTCATGCTGCCGAACCACTCGCCCCTCGTCGTCGCCGAGCAGTTCGCCGCACTCGAGGCGATCGCCCCGGGGCGCATCGACCTCGGCATCGGGCGCGCGCCGGGAAGCGACCCCGTCATCACCCAGCTCCTGCGGCTCTCGGGCACGACGAGCGACGTCGACCGGTTCCCCGACAACATCGCCGACATCCTGTCGCTCCTCAGCACCGACGGCGCGACGCTGCGCCTCACGAGCGGACGCGAGTACGACATCCGCGCGACGCCCGCCGCCGCGGCCGTGCCGACCCTCTGGCTGCTCGGATCGAGCGACTACTCGGCGAAGCTCGCGGCATCGCTCGGCCTTCCCTACGTCTTCGCGAACCACTTCTCGGGCGACGGCATCGAGGCGGCACTGCACCATTACCGCACGGGCTACCAGCCGAGCGAGGCGCACCCCGAACCGCGCACGTTCCTCACGGTCAACGCCTCCGTCGCGCCGACGAAGGAGGAGGCGTACGACCGCGCCCTCCCGCAGCTGCGCACGATGGCACGTCTGCGCCTCGGTCGCCCGATGCACGCTCTCGAAACGGTCGACGAAGCCCTCGCGGCCGAGCCCGACGCGATGAGCGACGAGGTCATCGCCGCCATGGCCGGCCGCTGGATCATCGGCGATGCCGCCCAGGCGATCGACGCAGTGCGCCGCCTCTCGAGCCAGTACGGCGTCGACGAGGTCATGATCTCCCCGATCGCCGGCGCCCGCACGGCCGAGCCCGCCGGAGCCGGTCGCACCCAGACGCTCGAGCTGTTGGCCGGCGCGCTGTAA
- a CDS encoding gamma-glutamylcyclotransferase family protein: MSELLFSYGTLRLPDVQHGTFGRRIETTDDALPGFRLTTVRILDPHVIALSGSDEHPMLERTDDPADHVAGGVLELTEAELLAADSYEVDDYARERVIRASGRLAWAYLAAPPAP, encoded by the coding sequence GTGAGCGAGCTGCTCTTCTCCTACGGCACGCTGCGTCTGCCCGACGTGCAGCACGGCACGTTCGGTCGGCGCATCGAGACGACGGATGACGCGCTGCCCGGTTTCCGGCTGACGACCGTGCGCATCCTCGACCCGCACGTCATCGCCCTGAGCGGTTCCGACGAGCACCCGATGCTCGAGCGAACGGATGACCCGGCCGACCACGTCGCCGGTGGAGTGCTCGAACTCACCGAGGCCGAACTCCTCGCCGCCGACTCGTACGAGGTCGACGACTACGCCCGCGAGCGCGTCATCCGCGCCTCGGGCCGCCTCGCGTGGGCGTACCTCGCGGCGCCGCCCGCGCCCTGA
- a CDS encoding carbohydrate-binding domain-containing protein, translating into MKTPRPLWLLPLVLALAGCSTTAAVAGTATTTTDTSATAEAAAVAADPSASAAEVLAENQEPHTTESTWDDADVIDVDLSDPAASGLTVDGDTVTITEAGTYRLTGELDGGVVVSSSGFVRLILDGATISNTDGAAIDIAEADTAAVVLADGSENALSDASSYADDATANAALYSATDLTILGSGSLTVTGNGNDGIASSDGLVIAAGDISVTAVDDGIRGKDYVWIAGGAVAVTAGGDGIKSDNAEEAERGYVAIEGGDVTIEAGGDGIDAATDVVVFGGTLDVTTEAASADASAKGIKGGVIVVVDGGDTNVASSDDALHSNGVVHVASGALELSSGDDAIHADSALSISGGTVDITASYEGLESMAIDISGGETTLVSSDDGVNASDGSGETMGGGGGGDSATAGVTFTMSGGTLVMDAGGDGLDSNGTATVTGGTMVVNGPTNDGNGALDVNGEFTVDGGVVLAAGSAGMAVAPSTGSAQGFVAFSGSVAAGESVQIVASDGTVLASFTAEKAFASLVYSSADIANGSTYTLVSGGSAGETLAGTLSTGGTAGSTTVATATAGEAPAGGMGGMGGGPGGGR; encoded by the coding sequence ATGAAGACACCCCGCCCCCTCTGGCTACTGCCGCTCGTGCTCGCCCTCGCGGGCTGCAGCACCACGGCCGCCGTCGCCGGCACGGCCACCACCACGACCGACACGAGCGCGACCGCCGAGGCCGCCGCGGTCGCCGCCGACCCGAGTGCGAGCGCCGCCGAGGTGCTCGCCGAGAACCAGGAGCCCCACACGACCGAGTCGACGTGGGACGACGCCGACGTGATCGACGTCGACCTCTCCGACCCCGCGGCATCGGGGCTCACGGTCGACGGCGACACCGTCACGATCACCGAGGCGGGCACCTACCGCCTGACCGGCGAGCTCGACGGCGGCGTCGTCGTCTCGAGCTCGGGCTTCGTGCGGCTCATCCTCGACGGCGCGACGATCTCGAACACCGACGGTGCGGCGATCGACATCGCGGAGGCCGACACGGCCGCCGTCGTGCTCGCCGACGGTTCGGAGAACGCCCTCTCGGATGCCTCGTCATATGCGGATGACGCGACGGCGAACGCCGCGCTCTACAGCGCCACCGACCTCACGATCCTCGGTTCGGGCTCGCTCACCGTGACGGGCAACGGCAACGACGGCATCGCGTCGAGCGACGGCCTCGTGATCGCCGCGGGCGACATCTCGGTGACGGCGGTCGACGACGGCATTCGTGGCAAGGACTACGTGTGGATCGCGGGCGGAGCCGTCGCGGTGACCGCGGGCGGCGACGGCATCAAGTCCGACAACGCCGAGGAGGCGGAGCGCGGCTACGTCGCGATCGAGGGCGGCGACGTCACAATCGAGGCGGGCGGCGACGGCATCGATGCGGCGACGGATGTCGTCGTCTTCGGCGGCACCCTCGACGTGACGACCGAGGCGGCGAGCGCCGACGCCTCGGCGAAGGGCATCAAGGGCGGAGTGATCGTCGTGGTCGACGGCGGCGACACGAACGTCGCGTCGAGCGATGACGCCCTGCATTCGAACGGCGTCGTGCACGTGGCATCCGGTGCACTCGAGCTCTCCTCGGGAGACGACGCCATCCACGCCGACAGCGCCCTCTCGATCTCGGGCGGAACCGTCGACATCACGGCGTCGTACGAGGGCCTCGAGTCGATGGCGATCGACATCTCGGGCGGCGAGACGACTCTCGTGTCGAGCGACGACGGCGTCAACGCGTCGGACGGCTCGGGCGAGACGATGGGCGGCGGAGGCGGCGGTGATTCCGCGACGGCCGGCGTGACGTTCACGATGTCGGGCGGAACCCTCGTGATGGATGCCGGCGGCGACGGCCTCGACTCGAACGGAACGGCGACCGTGACGGGCGGAACGATGGTCGTCAACGGTCCGACCAACGACGGCAACGGCGCGCTCGACGTCAACGGCGAGTTCACCGTCGACGGCGGAGTGGTGCTCGCCGCGGGCAGCGCGGGCATGGCCGTGGCCCCGTCGACCGGCTCGGCGCAGGGATTCGTCGCCTTCTCGGGCTCGGTCGCCGCGGGCGAGAGCGTGCAGATCGTGGCCTCCGACGGCACGGTGCTCGCGTCGTTCACCGCCGAGAAGGCGTTCGCGTCGCTCGTCTACTCGTCGGCGGACATCGCGAACGGGTCGACGTACACGCTCGTCTCGGGCGGGAGCGCCGGCGAGACGCTCGCAGGAACGCTCTCGACGGGCGGCACGGCGGGCTCGACGACGGTCGCGACGGCGACGGCGGGCGAAGCGCCGGCCGGCGGAATGGGCGGCATGGGCGGCGGCCCCGGCGGCGGTCGCTGA
- a CDS encoding polyphosphate polymerase domain-containing protein, whose protein sequence is MSAAAMEKRMTAPAALLDRFDGLSLDELNARAELQTRVDRKYILPAGDLAAVLAELGDDALVLEIDGVRGTPYESVYFDTPELASYHLAARGRRRRFKIRTRHYLDSGASFLEVKTRGGRSLTVKDRLPYTVDAAGEALRPEGVAYADDLLRDCGVLRDGGALDPAVTGRLYPTLITRYRRTTLLLPAESGRDESRATIDDRLEWVDVGAQDFARDLHLPRSVIVETKSGSSAGALDRALWRHGHRPATLSKFGTGLAALRPGLPSNKWRRVLDRHFSTR, encoded by the coding sequence ATGAGCGCGGCCGCGATGGAGAAGCGGATGACGGCGCCGGCCGCTCTTCTCGACCGGTTCGACGGTCTCTCGCTCGACGAGCTGAACGCCCGCGCCGAACTGCAGACCCGCGTCGACCGGAAGTACATCCTGCCGGCGGGCGATCTCGCGGCGGTGCTCGCGGAGCTCGGCGACGATGCCCTCGTGCTCGAGATCGACGGTGTGCGCGGAACCCCCTACGAGTCGGTGTACTTCGACACCCCCGAGCTCGCGAGCTACCACCTCGCGGCGCGCGGGCGTCGGCGCCGCTTCAAGATCCGCACGCGCCATTACCTCGACTCGGGAGCGAGCTTCCTCGAGGTGAAGACGCGCGGCGGGCGGAGCCTCACCGTCAAGGATCGCCTCCCTTACACGGTGGATGCCGCGGGCGAGGCGCTCCGGCCCGAGGGCGTCGCGTACGCCGACGACCTGCTGCGCGACTGCGGGGTGCTGCGAGACGGCGGGGCGCTCGATCCGGCCGTGACCGGACGGCTGTACCCGACGCTCATCACCCGCTACCGGCGCACGACGCTCCTGCTTCCCGCCGAGTCGGGTCGGGACGAGTCGCGCGCGACGATCGACGACCGGCTCGAATGGGTCGACGTCGGGGCGCAGGACTTCGCCCGCGACCTGCACCTGCCGCGCTCGGTCATCGTCGAGACGAAGTCGGGCAGTTCGGCCGGTGCCCTCGACCGGGCCCTGTGGCGCCACGGTCACCGACCGGCCACCCTCTCGAAGTTCGGCACGGGCCTCGCGGCGCTGCGCCCCGGACTTCCCTCGAACAAATGGCGTCGTGTCCTCGACCGCCACTTCAGCACCCGATAG
- a CDS encoding DUF4956 domain-containing protein — translation MDIALIIGADLLAIGVLVFGIYFPRHRRRDLVVAFLGVNVGVLAVALVLGSTAVGAGLGLGLFGVLSIIRLRSREIEQGEVAYYFAALALGLIGGLGGFTWLGAGLMALIVAVLFVADHPSLFRRYRQQTIVVDHAVLDEEELRGQVERLLGARVHALTVVSLDLVNDTTTVDARFELTRPGRPGARAAGIRSAHTAPVTLEPAR, via the coding sequence ATGGATATCGCGCTCATCATCGGCGCCGATCTGCTCGCCATCGGCGTGCTCGTTTTCGGCATCTACTTTCCCCGTCACCGCCGACGAGACCTCGTCGTCGCGTTCCTCGGGGTCAACGTAGGCGTCCTCGCCGTGGCCCTCGTGCTCGGCTCCACCGCGGTCGGCGCGGGCCTCGGCCTCGGCCTCTTCGGCGTGCTCTCGATCATCCGTCTCCGGTCGCGCGAGATCGAGCAGGGCGAGGTCGCGTACTACTTCGCGGCCCTCGCGCTCGGGCTCATCGGCGGGCTCGGCGGCTTCACTTGGCTCGGTGCCGGACTCATGGCGCTCATCGTGGCGGTGCTCTTCGTCGCCGACCACCCCTCGCTCTTCCGCCGCTACCGCCAGCAGACGATCGTCGTCGATCACGCGGTGCTCGACGAAGAGGAGCTGCGCGGCCAGGTCGAGCGGCTCCTCGGCGCCCGCGTGCACGCCCTCACCGTCGTCTCGCTCGACCTCGTCAACGACACTACGACGGTCGATGCACGTTTCGAACTGACTCGCCCGGGCCGGCCCGGTGCGCGCGCGGCCGGCATCCGTTCGGCCCACACCGCCCCCGTGACCCTGGAGCCGGCGCGATGA
- a CDS encoding DUF2207 domain-containing protein, producing the protein MLVTSVLTTLVIVFAVVPAIALLAGAIAARRASHQRVRSLVVQYLPERGATVLHDALLADRRAAAIPAVIISLAVSRRIRILAEPSKSSPVAVEVEPGATFSAAELAVLEALFGPDHTPSRVRRFSSDRRALGRRVRHVLDITDDILVDDGFLARRPTAWPVRLVGTLGVLGIIACVVFAIISWGSWLAFGLSLASLALVVAALIVNPKPWRRFTEAAKPHREHLDGLRQYMTLAEADRLKMLQSPSGAERIAPSTASTTSTGSTAGDAALERLVLTERLLPYALIFGLSAEWMAELRVRHDELASLDLDIPLAALDIAGDLIVLTAAVSNLADLAGALGDLVDVGGGVIEVVGDALGGIGDLLP; encoded by the coding sequence ATGCTGGTCACGTCCGTACTGACGACGCTCGTCATCGTGTTCGCCGTCGTGCCCGCGATCGCACTCCTCGCGGGTGCGATCGCCGCCCGCCGGGCCTCGCACCAGCGCGTGCGCTCGCTCGTCGTGCAGTACCTGCCCGAGCGCGGAGCGACCGTGCTGCACGACGCACTCCTCGCCGACCGCCGTGCCGCCGCGATCCCCGCGGTGATCATCTCGCTCGCGGTGTCGCGCCGCATCCGCATCCTCGCCGAGCCGTCGAAGTCATCACCCGTCGCCGTCGAGGTCGAACCGGGCGCGACCTTCTCGGCCGCCGAGCTCGCCGTGCTCGAGGCGCTCTTCGGCCCGGATCACACTCCGAGCCGGGTGCGCCGCTTCTCAAGCGACCGCCGTGCGCTCGGCCGTCGCGTGCGTCACGTGCTCGACATCACCGACGACATCCTCGTCGACGACGGTTTCCTGGCGCGGCGTCCGACGGCGTGGCCCGTGCGACTCGTGGGCACCTTGGGCGTGCTCGGCATCATCGCGTGCGTGGTGTTCGCCATCATCAGTTGGGGCTCCTGGCTGGCTTTCGGCCTCTCGCTGGCATCCCTCGCGCTCGTCGTCGCGGCGCTCATCGTCAATCCGAAGCCGTGGCGGCGGTTCACCGAGGCCGCGAAACCCCACCGCGAGCACCTCGACGGTCTGCGTCAGTACATGACCCTCGCCGAGGCCGACCGTCTGAAGATGCTGCAGAGCCCGAGCGGAGCCGAACGGATCGCGCCGTCGACGGCGTCGACCACGTCGACCGGGTCGACCGCGGGGGATGCCGCCCTCGAACGCCTCGTGCTCACCGAGCGTTTACTGCCCTATGCCCTCATCTTCGGGCTGAGCGCCGAGTGGATGGCCGAACTGCGCGTGCGCCACGACGAGCTCGCCTCGCTCGATCTCGACATCCCTCTCGCCGCGCTCGACATCGCGGGCGATCTGATCGTGCTCACCGCCGCGGTGTCGAACCTCGCCGACCTCGCGGGCGCGCTCGGCGACCTCGTGGATGTCGGCGGAGGAGTCATCGAGGTCGTCGGCGACGCGCTCGGCGGCATCGGCGACCTGCTGCCCTGA
- a CDS encoding glutaredoxin family protein, which yields MSTETSFDRITMFGADWCGDCRRSKALLDARGVDYDYIDLIEVEDGADRAKAISGRTNIPVVVFPDGTHFTEPSNAELTAKLDAVGA from the coding sequence ATGAGCACTGAGACCTCCTTCGACCGCATCACGATGTTCGGCGCCGACTGGTGCGGCGACTGCCGCCGCTCGAAGGCGCTGCTCGACGCCCGCGGCGTCGACTACGACTACATCGACCTCATCGAGGTCGAAGACGGAGCCGACCGTGCCAAGGCGATCAGCGGCCGCACGAACATCCCCGTCGTCGTGTTCCCCGATGGCACGCACTTCACCGAGCCCTCGAACGCCGAACTCACGGCGAAGCTCGACGCCGTCGGCGCCTGA
- a CDS encoding molybdopterin-dependent oxidoreductase, protein MVRPRTRSSLWAMLAGIAAVAFAAGVGELAAAIVAPGSSPFVVVGSALIDLAPAWAKETAIALFGTADKIALLVGIGLVLLLIAGLAGVLEVRRPPLGRVVIAVIGLAGVAAAMTRANAGTLSLVPSGLAAIAGITALLLLVRRLPVELAPEPSAPARVEEPALPAVPASAPAQAAPAPAANAPAPTSPAAAGQLDRRRFLGWAGAATAIGVLAALGGSAMQAGARAATAVRDALKLPAPRSRAVVPAGADFGIDGVAPVITPNADFYRIDTALAVPAIDPADWSLRIHGLVEREVTITWDELLALPLDESITTLTCVSNEVGGSLIGNAVWLGYPIRELLARAAPTAGADMVLSTSIDGFTASTPIEALTDDRNSILAVGMNGEPLPAEHGFPVRMVVPGLYGYVSATKWVVDLEVTRFSDTTAYWTDRGWGELGPVKISSRIDVPRRGQPVTAGTVTVAGVAWHQHVGIAAVDVQVDDGEWQPAELANPISADTWVQWRFDWAADAGEHRLRVRATGTDGEVQTSKRAAVVPDGATGLDERSITVG, encoded by the coding sequence ATGGTCCGCCCCCGAACACGCAGCAGCCTGTGGGCAATGCTCGCCGGCATCGCCGCCGTCGCCTTCGCTGCGGGCGTCGGTGAGCTGGCTGCGGCGATCGTCGCACCGGGGTCGAGTCCGTTCGTCGTCGTCGGTTCCGCGCTCATCGATCTCGCCCCCGCCTGGGCGAAAGAGACCGCGATCGCCCTGTTCGGCACGGCCGACAAGATCGCCCTGCTCGTCGGAATCGGGCTCGTCCTGCTTCTCATCGCCGGGCTCGCCGGTGTGCTCGAGGTACGTCGCCCTCCCCTCGGCCGCGTCGTCATCGCCGTCATCGGTCTCGCGGGTGTCGCCGCGGCGATGACGCGGGCGAACGCCGGCACGCTGTCGCTCGTGCCCTCCGGGCTCGCGGCGATCGCCGGAATCACGGCGCTCCTGCTGCTCGTGCGGCGTCTTCCCGTCGAGCTTGCCCCGGAGCCGAGCGCGCCCGCGCGGGTCGAGGAGCCCGCGCTTCCGGCAGTGCCCGCGTCCGCGCCTGCGCAGGCCGCTCCCGCACCCGCAGCGAATGCCCCTGCCCCCACCTCTCCCGCCGCAGCGGGCCAACTCGACCGCCGCCGCTTCCTCGGGTGGGCCGGAGCCGCTACCGCGATCGGCGTGCTCGCCGCGCTCGGCGGGTCGGCCATGCAGGCCGGAGCCCGCGCCGCGACGGCGGTGCGCGATGCCCTGAAGCTCCCCGCTCCGCGATCGCGCGCCGTCGTTCCCGCCGGTGCCGACTTCGGCATCGACGGTGTCGCTCCCGTCATCACACCGAACGCCGACTTCTACCGCATCGACACGGCGCTCGCCGTTCCCGCGATCGACCCCGCCGACTGGAGCCTCCGCATCCACGGACTCGTCGAGCGCGAGGTCACGATCACGTGGGACGAGCTACTCGCCCTCCCCCTCGACGAGAGCATCACGACGCTCACGTGCGTGTCGAACGAGGTCGGCGGCAGTCTCATCGGCAACGCGGTGTGGCTCGGCTATCCGATCCGCGAACTGCTCGCTCGGGCAGCGCCGACGGCGGGAGCCGACATGGTGCTCTCGACGAGCATCGACGGATTCACGGCGAGCACGCCGATCGAAGCCCTCACCGACGATCGCAACTCCATCCTCGCGGTCGGCATGAACGGCGAGCCGCTGCCCGCCGAGCACGGCTTCCCCGTGCGGATGGTCGTTCCCGGTCTCTACGGCTACGTCTCGGCCACGAAGTGGGTCGTCGACCTCGAGGTCACCCGGTTCAGCGACACAACCGCGTACTGGACCGATCGCGGCTGGGGCGAGCTCGGCCCGGTGAAGATCTCGTCGCGCATCGACGTGCCGCGACGCGGTCAACCCGTCACCGCGGGCACCGTGACCGTCGCGGGCGTCGCGTGGCACCAGCACGTCGGCATCGCGGCGGTCGACGTACAGGTCGACGACGGCGAGTGGCAGCCCGCCGAGCTCGCGAACCCGATCTCGGCCGACACGTGGGTGCAGTGGCGCTTCGACTGGGCCGCCGACGCCGGCGAGCATCGCCTCCGGGTGCGGGCGACGGGCACCGATGGCGAGGTGCAGACCTCGAAGCGAGCGGCGGTCGTTCCCGACGGGGCGACCGGACTCGACGAGCGCTCGATCACCGTCGGATGA
- a CDS encoding alpha/beta fold hydrolase has protein sequence MDIILIPGFWLDASSWSAVTPPLVAAGHRVHPLTLPGLESVDADRSGITLRDHIDAVVALIDTFDEPVVLVGHSGGGAIAHGAVDARPDSVARVVYVDSGPLADGGVINDELPVVDGEIPLPEWSIFPDEDLVDLTDELRAELRAASIPQPARVASDAQALSDERRFDVPVTVIACEFPSSLLTEWMAGGHPYVAELARISDVELLDLPTGHWPQFTRPAELGDLILSIVSRD, from the coding sequence ATGGACATCATCCTCATTCCCGGCTTCTGGCTCGATGCGTCCTCGTGGAGCGCCGTCACTCCCCCTCTCGTCGCCGCCGGTCACCGTGTTCACCCGCTGACGCTTCCCGGGCTCGAATCGGTGGATGCCGATCGCTCGGGCATCACCCTGCGCGATCACATCGATGCGGTCGTCGCACTCATCGATACGTTCGACGAGCCCGTCGTACTCGTCGGCCACAGCGGCGGCGGCGCGATCGCGCACGGTGCCGTCGACGCTCGCCCCGACAGCGTCGCGCGGGTCGTCTACGTCGACAGCGGACCGCTCGCCGATGGCGGAGTCATCAACGACGAACTGCCCGTCGTCGACGGCGAGATCCCGCTGCCCGAGTGGTCGATCTTCCCCGATGAAGATCTCGTCGATCTCACCGACGAGCTGCGAGCCGAGCTGCGAGCCGCGTCGATCCCGCAGCCTGCCCGCGTCGCCTCCGACGCGCAGGCCCTCTCCGACGAGCGACGATTCGACGTTCCGGTCACGGTGATCGCGTGCGAGTTCCCGAGTTCCCTGCTCACCGAATGGATGGCGGGCGGACACCCGTACGTCGCCGAGCTCGCGCGCATCAGCGACGTCGAGTTGCTCGACCTGCCGACGGGCCACTGGCCGCAGTTCACCCGGCCGGCCGAGCTCGGCGACCTCATCCTGAGCATCGTCAGCCGCGACTGA